From the genome of Isachenkonia alkalipeptolytica, one region includes:
- a CDS encoding sodium:proton antiporter, whose product MEFLEIIMDRINYFGAATLLVIGLYTVLTHPNLLKKVIGLNIMETAVFLFMVSVGYVAEGNAPILGTVKEPITASYVNPLPTAMILTGIVVAVSITAYALSLIIKIYEVYGTVELDEILEMRGE is encoded by the coding sequence ATGGAGTTTTTGGAAATTATCATGGACCGAATTAATTATTTTGGAGCCGCCACCCTTTTGGTGATAGGGCTTTATACCGTATTAACCCATCCGAATTTACTCAAAAAAGTTATTGGGCTCAACATTATGGAAACCGCCGTATTTTTGTTTATGGTATCCGTGGGATACGTTGCGGAAGGTAATGCTCCCATACTTGGTACCGTAAAAGAACCGATCACTGCTTCCTATGTGAATCCTTTACCTACGGCGATGATTCTTACGGGAATTGTGGTTGCTGTTAGTATTACGGCCTACGCCCTCAGTTTGATTATTAAAATTTATGAAGTATACGGCACCGTTGAGCTGGATGAAATCTTAGAAATGAGGGGGGAGTAG
- a CDS encoding CBS domain-containing protein, which produces MLAKDIMTKEVISVKSQDLVEDVIKILMDKNISGVPVVDDEEHVIGIVTEGDLIYRSKKLRIPTFFSILDGYVFLESTKTIEKQLKKMVAYRVEDVMTTEVITVEEDQTVEEVATIMTKEKINRVPVIKDNRLVGIISRRDIIRSYSA; this is translated from the coding sequence ATGTTAGCCAAGGATATTATGACAAAGGAAGTAATTTCGGTTAAAAGCCAGGACTTAGTGGAAGATGTAATCAAAATTTTGATGGATAAAAATATCAGCGGGGTTCCCGTTGTGGATGATGAGGAGCATGTAATCGGCATTGTTACGGAAGGAGATTTGATATACCGCAGTAAGAAACTTAGAATACCCACGTTTTTCAGCATATTGGACGGCTACGTTTTTTTAGAGAGCACCAAAACCATCGAGAAGCAGCTTAAAAAGATGGTAGCTTACCGAGTGGAGGATGTAATGACCACAGAGGTCATTACCGTTGAGGAAGATCAAACCGTAGAAGAAGTGGCGACCATCATGACAAAAGAAAAAATCAACCGGGTACCTGTAATCAAGGATAATCGATTGGTGGGGATCATCAGTCGAAGAGATATTATCCGATCCTATTCCGCTTAA
- a CDS encoding complex I subunit 5 family protein → MAYLQFPLLILFILLLGAVMTPLLMKRFNLKGKYFILTVLIASLSLSAYLLFQVMTQGSYMYNIGNWSPTIGIQFSVDEFSTMMVFFILMMTTLVVIYSLRDIEHEILPKQIPVYYSLIFLLLVGMVGITFTNDLFNTYVFMEILAMTSCAIISIKRKKENFMAAFKYLMLNTLASISFLFGVALLYMATGYLNITEMSNQMAIAWEMYPTNILLALGFMAAGLGIKAAVFPLHTWLPDAHSSAPTPSSALLSGLVVKVYIFVAMKVLFRLVGTEIIIVNLGVHNYIAYFAAVGMIMGSIFAIGQKDIKRMLAYSSVAQLGYIFLGIGMATTQGLSVSLFHVVSHGLMKSALFLSAGAIIYKTEKRKINDLSGIGYEMPLTMIVFSIAALGMIGIPGMSGFMSKWYLALAVLESNQPFYLVVILLSSFLNAVYYLPIIVAAFLKPREDGSEEMTRDGIPRTMTMPMVIIAGLIILVGIFPQILMNIIERAVPTFL, encoded by the coding sequence ATGGCTTATTTGCAGTTTCCGTTATTGATTCTATTTATACTCCTTTTAGGAGCGGTTATGACCCCTTTGCTGATGAAAAGGTTTAACTTGAAGGGAAAATATTTTATTCTGACAGTGCTGATAGCAAGTCTATCGCTAAGCGCTTATCTGCTTTTTCAGGTGATGACTCAGGGATCCTACATGTATAATATCGGCAACTGGAGTCCCACCATTGGGATACAGTTCAGTGTTGATGAGTTTTCCACCATGATGGTCTTTTTCATCCTTATGATGACCACTTTAGTGGTGATTTATTCCTTAAGGGACATTGAACATGAAATTTTGCCAAAGCAAATTCCGGTATATTACAGTTTAATATTTTTACTGCTCGTGGGAATGGTGGGGATTACCTTTACCAATGACCTGTTTAATACATATGTATTTATGGAGATCCTGGCGATGACTTCCTGTGCAATAATTTCCATTAAACGAAAAAAGGAAAACTTTATGGCGGCCTTTAAGTACTTAATGTTAAACACCTTGGCATCCATCTCTTTTCTTTTCGGTGTGGCTCTTTTATATATGGCCACGGGATACTTAAACATCACGGAGATGTCCAATCAGATGGCTATTGCCTGGGAAATGTATCCCACCAATATTTTATTGGCCTTGGGTTTTATGGCGGCGGGACTTGGAATTAAAGCTGCGGTTTTCCCCTTGCATACCTGGCTTCCCGATGCCCACTCCAGCGCACCGACTCCATCCAGCGCATTGCTTTCCGGCCTTGTGGTAAAGGTCTATATTTTTGTGGCGATGAAAGTTCTTTTCCGTTTAGTAGGTACGGAAATTATCATCGTTAATTTAGGAGTTCACAATTACATTGCTTATTTTGCTGCTGTGGGAATGATCATGGGGTCCATATTTGCCATCGGACAAAAAGATATTAAAAGAATGCTCGCCTACTCCAGTGTGGCCCAACTAGGATACATCTTTCTGGGGATCGGTATGGCCACGACCCAAGGGCTTAGCGTGTCCCTTTTTCATGTAGTCTCCCACGGATTAATGAAATCCGCATTATTCCTAAGTGCGGGAGCCATCATATATAAAACGGAAAAACGAAAAATCAACGACTTGTCGGGGATTGGGTATGAAATGCCCTTGACCATGATTGTTTTCAGTATTGCGGCCCTAGGGATGATCGGTATTCCCGGAATGAGCGGGTTTATGAGTAAGTGGTATTTAGCCCTGGCGGTTCTCGAGTCCAATCAGCCTTTCTATCTCGTCGTAATTCTATTAAGTAGCTTTCTTAACGCGGTATATTATCTCCCCATTATTGTAGCGGCTTTCTTAAAGCCCAGGGAAGATGGCAGTGAAGAAATGACTCGGGACGGTATTCCGAGAACCATGACCATGCCTATGGTTATCATTGCAGGATTGATTATTTTAGTAGGAATATTCCCTCAAATTCTTATGAATATTATTGAGCGAGCGGTTCCAACTTTCTTGTAG
- a CDS encoding hydrogenase subunit MbhD domain-containing protein, producing MEILNVILILFLIVCALAVERTKDLLSAIIIFASYSLVMAILWLILMAPDIALTEAAIGAGVTTILLIATVSRIRRVEK from the coding sequence ATGGAAATCTTAAATGTTATTTTAATACTTTTCCTGATTGTTTGCGCTTTAGCTGTTGAGCGGACAAAGGACTTGCTTAGTGCCATTATCATTTTCGCATCATACAGTTTGGTAATGGCTATTTTGTGGCTGATACTCATGGCGCCGGATATTGCCTTGACGGAAGCCGCCATTGGAGCCGGTGTTACTACTATTCTTCTGATTGCCACGGTTTCCAGAATAAGGAGGGTGGAAAAATGA
- a CDS encoding monovalent cation/H+ antiporter complex subunit F has product MMETVFLGFIIFLGVTMFVCLYRAYAGPTAADRVVAIDVISTKIAVLIAFLAIQTGQESFIDVALVYAMMGFIATIAVSKYLEKGKLY; this is encoded by the coding sequence ATGATGGAGACTGTTTTTTTAGGTTTTATTATATTTTTAGGGGTCACCATGTTTGTCTGTCTGTACCGAGCCTATGCAGGCCCCACAGCGGCGGATCGTGTGGTGGCAATTGACGTGATTTCTACTAAAATTGCGGTGCTCATTGCGTTTTTAGCGATACAAACCGGACAGGAAAGCTTTATTGATGTGGCTCTGGTCTATGCCATGATGGGATTTATTGCAACCATTGCGGTGTCCAAATACTTAGAAAAAGGAAAGCTTTATTAA
- a CDS encoding complex I subunit 5 family protein, which yields MKDLNSKQKENILQRIIGNLDSFCVNCILVFVLTIFLVGIFIIITMGAGTGTQGEFIFDTKFSIAETFVNLINNIPYLPFIAILIPLVGGPIEAYFGRKSETLRDSTVVNSTFVTFLMILAMYPQVVEGSIDYFIPGVFGVGLHFTVDMLGFIMAMTAGVLWLMVTIYTRDYMRIERHRNRFSLWMAVTFGGILGTIFAGDILTMFLFFEMMTLTSYMLVAHNQSKESMLAGNNYIYMGVAGGLSILLGIILLYVYTGTLEFVPLAAELNELGWIKYLITLFFVLGFGVKAGMLPLHIWLPKAHPVAPTPASALLSGILIKVGAFGLLRIITSFFIPDITALGELDPTLWSVSENLGAVIIWVGIATMTVGVFMALQQSHMKKMLAYHSISQMGYIVMGIGVAAYLGDYGAMGFTGAVYHIVNHALFKGLLFMVAGLVYLRTREQDMYKLGGLWKKMPFTALVCLIAALGITGMPGFNGFASKSMLHHAIIEAYEYGHHSFRYAEVMFTIVSAGTVCSFIKLFGYVFLGKTPEKYQNIEGDNGMMDMAMAGLAILIVAIGQAPNYFLNAFLIPSARQFVYDPYFIESYLVDMNFFNYADISIMFWIYLFGFGIFFIGSRYHLFHLTMPDWMDVETTLYRPMYNLVYKNAIKITDRYEMTIIKEDVIIYTVILTVALIILTRII from the coding sequence ATGAAAGATTTAAATAGTAAACAAAAAGAAAATATTCTGCAACGAATCATAGGTAATCTGGATTCTTTTTGTGTGAACTGTATACTAGTATTTGTATTGACAATATTTCTCGTTGGGATTTTTATTATTATTACCATGGGAGCGGGTACGGGAACCCAGGGAGAATTTATCTTTGATACGAAGTTTTCCATCGCCGAGACCTTTGTGAATCTGATCAACAATATTCCTTATCTGCCCTTTATTGCCATATTAATCCCCTTAGTGGGAGGCCCTATTGAGGCCTATTTTGGAAGAAAGTCGGAAACCCTTAGGGATTCCACTGTTGTAAACTCTACGTTTGTTACTTTTTTAATGATTTTAGCAATGTATCCCCAGGTGGTAGAAGGCAGTATTGACTATTTTATCCCTGGAGTATTTGGTGTGGGACTGCATTTTACTGTGGATATGCTTGGATTTATTATGGCCATGACCGCAGGGGTTTTGTGGTTGATGGTAACCATTTATACCCGGGACTATATGAGGATTGAACGGCACCGAAATAGATTCTCCCTATGGATGGCAGTAACCTTTGGAGGAATTCTCGGAACCATATTTGCGGGAGATATCTTAACGATGTTTCTTTTCTTTGAGATGATGACCTTAACCTCCTATATGTTGGTGGCCCACAACCAGTCAAAGGAATCCATGCTGGCGGGGAACAACTACATCTATATGGGAGTAGCCGGGGGCCTGAGTATTCTTCTTGGAATAATTCTTTTATATGTTTATACCGGGACCTTGGAGTTTGTACCCCTGGCAGCGGAACTGAACGAGCTGGGCTGGATAAAATACCTGATCACTCTGTTTTTTGTACTGGGATTTGGCGTAAAGGCCGGGATGCTTCCTCTGCATATTTGGCTGCCTAAGGCTCATCCTGTAGCCCCTACGCCGGCCAGCGCTTTGCTTTCGGGGATTTTAATTAAGGTAGGGGCCTTTGGACTGCTTCGAATCATTACCAGCTTTTTTATTCCTGATATCACCGCCTTAGGAGAACTGGATCCCACCTTGTGGTCGGTTTCCGAAAACCTGGGAGCAGTAATTATCTGGGTGGGGATTGCCACCATGACCGTAGGAGTGTTTATGGCGCTTCAGCAGTCCCATATGAAAAAGATGCTGGCGTATCACTCCATCTCTCAAATGGGGTACATCGTAATGGGGATCGGGGTGGCAGCCTATCTTGGGGATTACGGCGCCATGGGCTTTACCGGAGCAGTATACCATATTGTAAACCATGCTCTTTTTAAGGGACTATTGTTTATGGTAGCGGGATTGGTATATCTACGAACCAGAGAGCAGGACATGTATAAGCTTGGAGGGCTTTGGAAAAAAATGCCCTTTACCGCTTTGGTTTGTTTGATAGCCGCTTTAGGGATTACAGGAATGCCGGGTTTTAACGGCTTTGCCAGTAAATCCATGCTGCACCATGCCATTATCGAAGCCTATGAATACGGTCATCATTCCTTCCGGTATGCGGAAGTGATGTTTACCATCGTCAGTGCCGGTACTGTATGCTCCTTTATTAAACTTTTCGGTTACGTTTTCCTAGGAAAAACTCCGGAAAAATACCAAAATATCGAAGGAGATAACGGTATGATGGATATGGCCATGGCAGGACTGGCGATTTTAATCGTGGCCATCGGGCAGGCTCCCAATTACTTCTTAAATGCCTTTTTAATTCCGTCGGCCCGACAGTTTGTATACGACCCTTATTTTATTGAAAGTTATTTGGTGGATATGAATTTTTTTAATTACGCAGATATCTCCATCATGTTTTGGATTTATTTATTCGGTTTCGGAATCTTTTTTATCGGAAGCCGGTATCACTTATTCCACCTGACCATGCCGGACTGGATGGATGTAGAGACCACCCTGTACCGACCGATGTATAATCTGGTTTATAAGAATGCAATAAAAATCACCGATCGTTATGAAATGACAATTATTAAGGAAGATGTTATAATATATACGGTAATTTTGACGGTTGCTCTGATTATTTTGACCCGAATCATATAA
- the yajC gene encoding preprotein translocase subunit YajC, producing the protein MEQYSGILLMLGFLAIFYFLIIRPQQKKEKKVKEMRSSLKVGDEVSTIGGIHGKILTVKEDIVVIEVGSDKVKLTMAKWAIGNVLNER; encoded by the coding sequence ATGGAACAATATTCTGGAATACTGTTGATGTTGGGTTTTCTTGCGATTTTTTATTTTTTAATTATCAGACCCCAACAAAAGAAAGAAAAGAAAGTTAAGGAAATGCGGAGCAGTTTAAAGGTTGGAGACGAAGTTTCCACCATCGGTGGGATTCATGGAAAAATTCTAACCGTTAAAGAAGATATTGTTGTGATCGAAGTAGGATCCGACAAAGTGAAACTGACCATGGCTAAATGGGCCATCGGTAATGTATTAAACGAAAGATAA
- the mbhE gene encoding hydrogen gas-evolving membrane-bound hydrogenase subunit E translates to MKKFFIPLVFLGLLGIMFISVMELPAIGDPENPSQNEVADYYIENAIDDTKTPNTVTAVLKYYRGIDTLLEAGVLFTSIVAVISVLRGNEKKRSIKEE, encoded by the coding sequence ATGAAAAAATTTTTTATACCTCTAGTGTTTTTGGGTCTGCTGGGAATTATGTTTATCAGTGTTATGGAGCTTCCCGCTATCGGAGATCCGGAAAATCCCAGTCAAAATGAAGTGGCGGATTATTACATCGAGAATGCCATTGATGATACGAAAACCCCCAACACCGTAACAGCAGTTTTAAAATACTACCGAGGGATAGATACCTTGCTTGAAGCCGGAGTTCTATTTACTTCAATTGTTGCGGTAATATCCGTACTTAGGGGAAATGAAAAAAAAAGAAGTATTAAAGAAGAGTAA
- the tpx gene encoding thiol peroxidase, whose amino-acid sequence MSNRKITVNGNPMSLVGEELTVGSKAPDFTALTKDLKPFGLKDMEGKHKLISIMTSVDTGVCELQGIRFNDEAKKLKNTVTVTITMDLPFALGRYCANKDIDTAITLSDHKDASFGVNYGFLIKELRLLNRGTVIIDKDNVVQYVEHVEENSNHPDYDKALEIIKSLDS is encoded by the coding sequence ATGTCAAATCGAAAAATCACGGTGAACGGGAATCCTATGTCTCTTGTAGGCGAAGAGTTAACAGTCGGAAGCAAGGCCCCGGATTTCACCGCTCTTACAAAAGACCTTAAGCCTTTCGGACTTAAGGACATGGAGGGAAAACATAAACTGATCAGCATTATGACCTCCGTCGATACCGGAGTTTGTGAGCTACAGGGAATTCGTTTTAATGACGAGGCTAAAAAATTAAAAAACACCGTAACCGTTACAATCACCATGGATCTTCCCTTTGCTCTGGGTCGCTACTGCGCCAACAAAGATATTGACACCGCCATAACCCTATCGGATCATAAAGACGCTTCCTTCGGAGTAAACTACGGTTTTCTGATCAAAGAACTGCGTCTGTTAAACCGGGGGACTGTGATCATTGATAAGGACAATGTAGTACAATATGTGGAGCATGTGGAGGAAAACTCCAATCATCCCGATTACGATAAAGCCTTAGAAATCATCAAGTCTTTAGACTCTTAG
- the mnhG gene encoding monovalent cation/H(+) antiporter subunit G has product MIINAIILILIGSSAFFFGVGTLGLIRMPDTYTRMHASTKCDTLGAGLALLALAVYSGFSIISVKSIIVIAFIWITNPTAAHIIAKAKYHSEKKEELQK; this is encoded by the coding sequence ATGATCATAAACGCCATTATATTAATATTGATAGGAAGCAGCGCCTTCTTTTTTGGCGTAGGAACCTTAGGACTTATACGAATGCCCGATACCTATACAAGAATGCATGCCAGCACCAAATGTGATACTTTGGGAGCGGGTCTTGCCCTATTAGCCCTTGCGGTGTACAGTGGGTTTAGTATAATCAGTGTGAAAAGCATCATTGTAATTGCTTTTATCTGGATTACCAATCCTACCGCCGCCCATATTATTGCTAAGGCAAAATACCACAGTGAAAAAAAAGAGGAACTTCAAAAGTAA
- a CDS encoding NAD-dependent succinate-semialdehyde dehydrogenase, which translates to MKHLKNYINGNWTEGDAGSFSVNNPATGEVLAMVPKASPEQVRGAVDDAETAFRFWSKETAETRSNHLRRLYDLILENVEELGRTITLEQGKPLKEGIGEVRYGASFVQWYSEEAKRVTGEMIPASHKNKRIMVLKQPVGVVAAITPWNFPFAMITRKIAPALAAGCTVIIKPASQTPISAIKIMELVEKAGFPKGVVNLVTGDAASIGNVFLDHKKIKKITFTGSTEVGKELYRGAADTVKRISLELGGHAPFILFDDGKLFDSIQGALASKFRNCGQACISSNRFYVQQGIQAEFIEGLKIQLKSFRQGNGLTSDTDLGPLIDQRAYEKVSDHVTDALSKGAALEYRGDIPAKKPNGEGGYFYPPTILSGIGPDMKIYREETFGPVIPIIPFREEEELLTMANDSDYGLAAYVYTQDLSRALRVSEALEYGIIGLNDGAPSTAQAPFGGFKESGIDREGGHYGIEPFLETKYISIGL; encoded by the coding sequence ATGAAACATCTGAAAAACTATATCAACGGAAATTGGACCGAGGGAGACGCAGGATCCTTTTCGGTCAACAATCCTGCAACGGGGGAGGTCCTAGCCATGGTCCCGAAGGCTTCCCCGGAGCAGGTAAGAGGCGCAGTAGATGATGCGGAAACTGCTTTTCGGTTCTGGTCCAAGGAAACTGCCGAAACCCGTTCCAACCATCTTCGACGGTTGTATGATCTTATCTTGGAAAACGTGGAAGAACTGGGCCGAACCATTACCTTAGAACAGGGAAAGCCTTTAAAAGAAGGGATCGGCGAAGTCCGATACGGAGCAAGTTTTGTTCAGTGGTACAGCGAAGAAGCCAAAAGGGTAACCGGTGAGATGATCCCCGCCTCCCATAAAAACAAACGTATTATGGTACTAAAACAACCGGTGGGGGTGGTGGCCGCCATTACTCCATGGAATTTCCCCTTTGCTATGATTACACGAAAAATCGCCCCGGCTCTAGCCGCCGGCTGTACCGTAATCATTAAACCCGCTAGTCAAACCCCCATCAGTGCCATTAAAATCATGGAACTTGTGGAGAAGGCGGGGTTTCCCAAAGGAGTGGTAAACCTTGTAACCGGTGATGCCGCCTCCATCGGCAACGTCTTTTTAGACCACAAAAAGATTAAAAAGATTACCTTTACCGGTTCCACTGAAGTGGGAAAAGAACTATATCGGGGAGCAGCGGATACCGTTAAACGAATTTCCTTGGAGTTGGGAGGCCATGCCCCTTTCATCCTTTTCGACGACGGAAAGCTTTTTGATAGTATTCAAGGAGCCTTGGCATCCAAATTTAGAAACTGCGGCCAGGCCTGCATTTCTTCCAATCGGTTTTATGTCCAACAGGGGATTCAGGCCGAGTTTATTGAAGGGCTGAAAATTCAGTTGAAGAGTTTCCGTCAGGGAAACGGATTAACCTCGGATACGGACCTGGGTCCTTTGATCGATCAAAGAGCCTATGAAAAGGTTTCGGACCATGTGACCGATGCCCTTTCCAAAGGGGCCGCTCTGGAATACAGGGGAGATATTCCCGCTAAAAAACCCAATGGTGAAGGCGGCTATTTCTATCCTCCTACCATACTTTCCGGCATTGGACCCGATATGAAAATTTACCGGGAAGAAACCTTCGGACCGGTAATTCCCATCATCCCCTTCCGAGAGGAAGAGGAGCTTCTGACCATGGCCAATGACAGTGACTACGGTCTGGCGGCCTACGTTTACACTCAGGATTTATCCCGAGCCCTAAGAGTATCCGAAGCCCTGGAATACGGTATCATCGGCCTTAATGACGGAGCCCCCTCGACGGCCCAGGCTCCCTTCGGAGGTTTTAAAGAAAGCGGGATTGATCGAGAGGGCGGCCACTACGGTATTGAACCCTTCCTGGAAACGAAATACATTTCTATCGGCTTATAA
- a CDS encoding Na+/H+ antiporter subunit E, which translates to MKNRIKTYSYYFVLLFLFWIILSQQFTLEIALIGAGAVGLIMLYSKSLLFSPKETTLFSPGKIVLFVKFIFVMLIEILKSNWQVAKIVLSPSLPISPSFVKVKKTFEKDFDKVIFGNSVTLTPGTLTVDIDEEGFLVHALTKEAAEGLEGSIIEEFVRKLEAE; encoded by the coding sequence TTGAAAAATCGTATAAAAACTTACAGCTATTATTTTGTTTTGCTTTTTTTATTTTGGATTATTTTATCGCAGCAGTTTACTTTGGAAATTGCACTGATCGGTGCAGGGGCCGTAGGGCTGATTATGCTGTATTCCAAAAGTTTATTGTTTTCACCCAAGGAGACGACCCTTTTTAGCCCGGGGAAAATAGTGCTTTTTGTAAAATTTATTTTCGTTATGCTGATCGAAATATTAAAGTCCAACTGGCAGGTGGCCAAAATTGTCCTTTCTCCTTCCTTACCGATTTCTCCCTCCTTTGTAAAGGTGAAAAAAACCTTTGAAAAGGATTTTGATAAAGTGATCTTTGGGAATTCCGTAACCTTAACCCCGGGGACCTTGACCGTAGATATCGACGAGGAAGGATTTCTTGTGCACGCATTAACCAAGGAAGCGGCGGAGGGGCTGGAAGGCAGTATTATCGAAGAATTTGTACGAAAACTGGAGGCGGAGTAA
- a CDS encoding MnhB domain-containing protein, producing the protein MDDLIVKTIIRIVTPFIYLYGTYIILNASASPGGSFAGGAIMGSAIVLYTIVFGLAKAEKKVPDRIGKLKREVLLCFILMAFVVVFMGYDVLQLREAGAYQIAYGEKVQVEMLSLVNMGIAFKVAVTLISLFHVFIKEDH; encoded by the coding sequence ATGGACGATTTAATAGTAAAAACCATTATACGCATCGTTACCCCCTTTATTTACTTATACGGCACTTATATTATTTTAAACGCCAGCGCATCACCGGGGGGAAGTTTTGCCGGTGGAGCCATTATGGGTTCCGCAATTGTTCTGTATACCATTGTGTTTGGCCTTGCTAAAGCGGAAAAAAAAGTACCGGATCGCATTGGGAAATTAAAGCGGGAGGTACTGCTTTGTTTTATTTTAATGGCCTTTGTGGTCGTTTTTATGGGTTATGATGTGCTGCAGCTTAGAGAAGCGGGAGCCTATCAGATCGCTTATGGAGAAAAAGTACAAGTTGAGATGCTTTCTTTGGTAAATATGGGGATTGCTTTCAAAGTTGCGGTAACCCTGATCAGTCTTTTTCATGTGTTCATTAAGGAGGATCATTAA